In Haloterrigena turkmenica DSM 5511, a single genomic region encodes these proteins:
- a CDS encoding MFS transporter, which yields MIPAKYKNLILATAMFNLGFVIWFSFAPFTGEIADEFGLSVAQLGIVSSAAVIAVPLGRIIVGPLTDRYGAPVTAGGTMLLVGTFAIISAFAQTYEVFTASRIVASLAGITFVIGIQHVSEWFEAEELGTAEGIFAGIGNAGAGLGAYFTLPRIFGEGYVGPLFSSNWRAAFFYTGVLAVVIGVLYFVFGDAAKSTAKREETKQGVSFEQWLYIATRHGAVVLAVAYVMTFGLELAMNGWLGTYYREAFGQSDIVIAATFAATFSIAAGLLRPIGGYVSDLVARKEKDILPVFTGRYREQWTFATLVFVILAMFGMTAAGLTGHIYIAVVAGFLVGTGCAFAEGAIFAQVPAMFPNNSGAVAGFVGGIGSSGGSIYPLIFAAPFLSNLHLGYAVVGLTMIPIIALSAWVFQPHIAEKATENGWFIAENPAASTGSPGPTSDD from the coding sequence ATGATCCCCGCGAAGTACAAGAACCTGATCCTCGCGACGGCGATGTTCAATCTCGGATTCGTCATCTGGTTCTCCTTCGCCCCCTTCACGGGCGAGATCGCCGACGAGTTCGGGCTCTCGGTGGCCCAGCTCGGGATCGTCTCGAGCGCGGCCGTCATCGCCGTGCCGCTCGGCCGAATCATCGTCGGCCCGCTGACCGACAGATACGGGGCGCCGGTGACGGCGGGAGGGACGATGCTCCTCGTCGGAACCTTCGCGATCATCAGCGCGTTCGCACAGACCTACGAGGTGTTTACGGCCTCTCGGATCGTCGCCTCGCTGGCCGGAATCACCTTCGTCATCGGCATCCAGCACGTCTCCGAGTGGTTCGAAGCGGAGGAACTCGGGACGGCGGAAGGGATCTTCGCTGGGATCGGCAACGCCGGCGCGGGACTGGGCGCGTACTTCACCCTGCCGCGGATCTTCGGTGAGGGGTACGTCGGACCGCTGTTCTCGTCGAACTGGCGGGCCGCGTTCTTCTACACGGGCGTACTCGCCGTCGTGATCGGCGTCCTGTACTTCGTCTTCGGCGACGCGGCGAAAAGCACCGCGAAGCGCGAGGAAACCAAACAGGGCGTCAGTTTCGAGCAGTGGCTCTACATCGCGACGCGCCACGGCGCGGTCGTGCTCGCGGTGGCCTACGTCATGACCTTCGGCCTCGAGCTGGCGATGAACGGCTGGCTGGGCACCTACTACCGCGAGGCGTTCGGCCAGAGCGACATCGTGATCGCGGCGACGTTCGCCGCGACGTTCTCGATCGCGGCGGGACTGCTCCGCCCGATCGGCGGCTACGTCAGCGACCTCGTCGCGCGCAAGGAGAAGGACATCCTGCCGGTGTTCACGGGCCGCTACCGCGAGCAGTGGACGTTCGCGACGCTCGTGTTCGTCATACTCGCGATGTTCGGCATGACCGCGGCCGGCCTGACCGGCCACATCTACATCGCCGTCGTCGCGGGCTTCCTCGTCGGAACCGGCTGTGCGTTCGCCGAGGGGGCGATCTTCGCCCAGGTGCCCGCGATGTTCCCGAACAACTCGGGGGCCGTTGCGGGGTTCGTCGGCGGCATCGGCTCCTCCGGCGGCTCGATCTACCCGCTGATCTTCGCCGCGCCGTTCCTGTCGAACCTCCACCTCGGCTACGCGGTCGTCGGGCTCACCATGATCCCGATCATCGCCCTGAGCGCGTGGGTCTTCCAGCCTCACATCGCCGAGAAGGCGACCGAAAACGGCTGGTTCATCGCCGAGAACCCCGCCGCCAGTACCGGCAGTCCCGGACCGACGAGCGACGACTGA
- the pheS gene encoding phenylalanine--tRNA ligase subunit alpha — MQLPEQQVAVLEAASADEATSVDALAERADLPPETVTGAAFELETEGLVAVEERVDETVTLTDEGADYATATLPEIRLYEAALEAGADEEPVQMGQVIGASGLEGPQVDIALSNYARKGYGTIDSGEITADPDADPSADAEANALEALSDADEAPVDAVDVDADTIDQLDRRGLLERRESTVREVILTERAVTELMAGIETAETVGQVTPELLTSGDWEDVEFAEYNVEADAEEFEGGKVHVLRQMSERVKDVLVGMGFQEMDGPHVDADFWINDCLFMPQDHPARTHWDRFAMEQPSHIDELPEDLVADVERVHREGLGEDSEGYHSPWDEDFARALALRGHTTSLSTRYLSGTQIGEIEPPARFFSVEKAYRNDTLDATHLLEFYQIEGWVMAEDLSVRDLMGTFEEFYAQFGIEDIQFKPHYNPYTEPSFELFGTHPTTGELIEIGNSGIFREEMLEPLGVDCDVMAWGLALERLAMLTTGAEDIRDLHGTLADLEFLRNAEVTY; from the coding sequence ATGCAACTTCCCGAACAACAGGTCGCGGTCTTGGAGGCCGCGAGTGCGGACGAGGCAACGTCCGTCGACGCGCTCGCCGAGCGAGCCGACCTTCCACCCGAAACCGTCACCGGAGCGGCGTTCGAACTCGAGACGGAGGGGCTGGTCGCCGTCGAGGAACGCGTCGACGAAACGGTAACGCTCACGGACGAAGGCGCCGACTACGCGACGGCAACGCTCCCCGAGATCCGGCTCTACGAGGCCGCCCTCGAGGCCGGCGCCGACGAGGAACCAGTGCAGATGGGACAGGTCATCGGCGCCTCGGGGCTCGAGGGGCCGCAGGTCGACATCGCGCTCTCGAACTACGCCCGGAAGGGGTACGGCACGATCGACAGCGGCGAGATCACGGCCGATCCCGACGCCGACCCGTCGGCGGACGCGGAGGCGAACGCGCTCGAGGCGCTCTCGGACGCGGACGAGGCCCCCGTCGACGCTGTCGACGTCGACGCGGACACGATCGACCAGCTCGACCGACGCGGCCTGCTCGAGCGCCGGGAGTCGACCGTCCGCGAGGTCATCCTGACCGAGCGCGCGGTCACCGAGTTGATGGCCGGCATCGAGACCGCCGAGACGGTCGGCCAGGTCACGCCCGAACTCCTCACGAGCGGCGACTGGGAGGACGTCGAGTTCGCCGAGTACAACGTCGAGGCCGACGCCGAGGAGTTCGAGGGCGGCAAGGTCCACGTTCTGCGCCAGATGTCCGAGCGCGTCAAGGACGTCCTCGTCGGGATGGGCTTCCAGGAGATGGACGGCCCCCACGTCGACGCGGACTTCTGGATCAACGACTGCCTGTTCATGCCTCAGGACCACCCGGCGCGGACCCACTGGGATCGCTTCGCCATGGAGCAGCCCAGTCACATCGACGAATTGCCGGAAGACCTCGTCGCGGACGTCGAGCGCGTCCACCGCGAGGGGCTGGGCGAGGACAGCGAAGGCTACCACTCGCCGTGGGACGAGGACTTCGCTCGCGCGCTCGCGCTTCGCGGGCACACGACCTCGCTGTCGACGCGCTATCTCTCCGGGACCCAGATCGGCGAGATCGAACCGCCCGCGCGCTTCTTCAGCGTCGAGAAGGCCTACCGCAACGACACCCTCGATGCGACCCACCTACTCGAGTTCTACCAGATCGAGGGCTGGGTGATGGCCGAGGACCTCTCGGTGCGGGACCTCATGGGCACCTTCGAGGAGTTCTACGCCCAGTTCGGTATCGAGGACATCCAGTTCAAACCCCACTACAACCCCTACACCGAACCGTCCTTCGAGCTGTTCGGCACCCACCCCACGACAGGCGAACTGATCGAGATCGGCAACTCCGGCATCTTCCGCGAGGAAATGCTGGAACCGCTGGGCGTCGACTGCGACGTCATGGCCTGGGGACTCGCACTGGAGCGACTCGCCATGCTGACCACCGGCGCGGAGGACATCCGCGACCTCCACGGCACGCTGGCCGATCTCGAGTTCCTGCGGAACGCGGAGGTGACCTACTGA
- a CDS encoding tryptophan--tRNA ligase, producing MTGDDPLEVPESGESTTDGGDGTAEPQSELRPDGGAAGADDVALDPWGSSSVSDYRKLFEEFGIEEFDEVLEEVPNPHYLMRRGVIFGHRDYRPVAEALQNDEPAAVLSGFMPTGDPHIGHKLVFDEIIWHQQQGADAYGLIADLEANSARGMSWEEIDEHARDYLLSLLALGFDPEEGELYRQSENRELQDLAFELGADANFSEFQAIYGFDGETDVSHMQSVVTQMADILYPQLEEPKPTVIPVGPDQDPHVRLARDLAERMRFFKVTEAYASFELEDEERALVAEFYERLEPEAFDDDTLRCVHVAEALEETPLADLEVGADTLSSVLTKLEEAGMEPIRPRTRFFDRRATEEAFDALVETIDGEKRVYESHIDAFDLDRGEAEELAREIEVDNGGYGFRPPSSIYHRFMTGLTGGKMSSSIPASHISLLDDPEDGYDKVKAASTGGRETAEEHREKGGKADECPVYELYAYLLAGDDDEFAKRVYDECTSGERLCGDCKEQAAQLMREFLEEHQEKREEVEELLEETDIELESPRRRQ from the coding sequence ATGACCGGAGACGACCCACTCGAGGTGCCTGAGTCAGGGGAATCGACGACCGATGGAGGTGATGGGACCGCGGAACCGCAGTCGGAACTCCGACCCGACGGCGGCGCTGCCGGTGCCGATGACGTCGCGCTGGACCCCTGGGGATCCTCGAGCGTCTCCGACTACCGCAAGCTCTTCGAGGAGTTCGGCATCGAGGAGTTCGACGAGGTCTTAGAGGAGGTACCGAATCCGCACTACCTGATGCGGCGGGGCGTCATCTTCGGTCACCGGGACTACCGCCCGGTCGCCGAGGCCCTGCAGAACGACGAGCCCGCGGCCGTCCTCTCCGGGTTCATGCCGACCGGCGACCCCCACATCGGCCACAAGCTGGTCTTCGACGAGATCATCTGGCACCAACAGCAGGGTGCCGACGCCTACGGCCTGATCGCCGACCTCGAGGCCAACTCGGCCCGCGGCATGTCCTGGGAAGAGATCGACGAGCACGCCCGGGACTACCTGCTCTCCCTGCTCGCGCTCGGCTTCGACCCCGAGGAGGGCGAACTCTACCGCCAGTCCGAGAACCGCGAACTGCAGGATCTCGCCTTCGAACTGGGCGCCGACGCCAACTTCTCGGAGTTCCAGGCGATCTACGGCTTCGACGGCGAGACCGACGTCTCGCACATGCAGTCGGTCGTCACCCAGATGGCCGACATCCTCTACCCGCAACTCGAGGAGCCCAAACCGACGGTTATCCCCGTCGGCCCCGACCAGGACCCCCACGTCCGGCTGGCGCGGGACTTAGCCGAACGGATGCGCTTCTTCAAGGTCACCGAGGCCTACGCCAGCTTCGAACTCGAGGACGAGGAGCGCGCGCTGGTCGCGGAGTTCTACGAGCGACTCGAGCCCGAGGCGTTCGACGACGACACGCTGCGCTGCGTCCACGTCGCCGAGGCGTTAGAAGAGACGCCGCTGGCCGATCTCGAGGTCGGCGCCGACACGCTGAGTTCGGTACTGACGAAACTCGAGGAGGCCGGCATGGAGCCGATCCGGCCGCGCACGCGCTTCTTCGACCGGCGGGCGACCGAGGAAGCGTTCGACGCCCTCGTCGAAACCATCGACGGCGAGAAACGGGTCTACGAGAGTCACATCGACGCCTTCGACCTCGATCGTGGGGAGGCCGAGGAACTCGCCCGCGAGATCGAGGTCGACAACGGCGGCTACGGCTTCCGCCCGCCGTCCTCGATCTACCACCGCTTCATGACCGGGCTGACCGGCGGCAAGATGTCCTCCTCGATTCCCGCCTCCCACATCTCGCTGCTGGACGACCCCGAGGACGGCTACGACAAGGTCAAGGCCGCGTCCACGGGCGGCCGCGAGACAGCGGAGGAACACCGCGAGAAGGGCGGGAAGGCCGACGAGTGTCCCGTCTACGAGCTCTACGCCTACCTGCTGGCCGGCGACGACGACGAGTTCGCCAAGCGCGTCTACGACGAGTGTACGAGCGGCGAGCGACTCTGTGGCGACTGCAAGGAGCAGGCCGCCCAGCTGATGCGGGAGTTCCTCGAGGAACACCAGGAGAAACGCGAGGAAGTCGAGGAACTGCTCGAAGAGACCGACATCGAACTCGAGTCGCCGCGCCGGCGACAGTAG
- a CDS encoding type 1 glutamine amidotransferase, with protein MASPTITVVRNEVESDFEYHCDALEGVVSDAAADTRAVDYPAGERPDLEETNGVVITGSTAGVYEVDARSWIADQKRLVRELVDREMPTLGVCFGHQIANAALGGTVEQADTTARPVDTDLADEPLFDGVASVVPVTHGDVVTEPGDEMDVIASADYYPAFATRHRTAPLWTVQFHPEFTAALRERLEADFGWAENEHGFADVNATRVVENFASIVDDATAAE; from the coding sequence ATGGCATCGCCGACGATCACCGTCGTTCGCAACGAGGTCGAGTCCGACTTCGAGTACCATTGCGACGCCCTCGAGGGTGTCGTCTCCGACGCCGCGGCCGACACTCGAGCGGTCGATTATCCGGCCGGCGAGCGCCCCGACCTCGAGGAAACGAACGGCGTCGTCATCACGGGGAGTACGGCGGGCGTCTACGAGGTCGACGCCCGCTCGTGGATCGCCGACCAGAAGCGGCTCGTCCGAGAACTGGTCGACCGCGAGATGCCGACGCTCGGCGTCTGCTTCGGACATCAGATCGCCAACGCGGCGCTGGGCGGGACCGTCGAGCAGGCCGACACGACCGCCCGACCGGTCGACACCGACCTCGCGGACGAGCCGCTCTTCGACGGCGTCGCGTCGGTCGTCCCGGTCACCCACGGGGATGTCGTCACCGAACCCGGCGACGAGATGGACGTGATCGCGTCGGCCGACTACTATCCCGCGTTCGCGACACGCCACCGGACGGCGCCGCTGTGGACCGTCCAGTTCCACCCCGAGTTCACCGCCGCGCTGCGCGAGCGCCTCGAGGCGGATTTCGGCTGGGCAGAAAACGAGCACGGGTTCGCTGACGTGAACGCGACCCGGGTCGTCGAGAACTTCGCGTCGATCGTCGACGACGCGACCGCGGCGGAGTGA
- the pheT gene encoding phenylalanine--tRNA ligase subunit beta: protein MPTVDIDPDELRGLTGREEKSDDELKDDLFGLGLEFEGRTEDGEFELEFAPDRLDRLSVEGVARSMRYHYGDSRGVHVPSTNSADWTIEVDDSVPDERPYVTGAVIRDVDLDDEALESLIQLQEKLHATMGRKRAKGAIGVHDLTMLKGRSATDESEPTIEYVGLEPDADTFVPLDSDREMTPAEVLEDHQTGQTYADLVSEYERYPAIYDDLGLFSFPPVINGRRTEVSTDSRDLFVEMTGTDQWTIDKMLNIVCYALAARGATLEDVEVEYPDREIVRPDLSTKTKTVAHDRIETILGIGLDPEEVIDLAERSGLEAEREEDDGNLVYDVTIPPYRVDVLHPLDVIDDLGRAYGFNDLEPTYPDVGTVGGRHERSRLERAARTQLVGLGFEDLLNFHMINEEENYERMDVEPDADVYGAGEPATIKEAYSEDYTMLRTWTMPSLLMVLERNTHRSYPQHLSEIGFTARVDERENTGVGENRHVGAVLASHEAGYEDAKARLQALAENFDVDLETPPTDHPTFIPGRTAAVVIDGEEVGVIGEVHPKVLVEHDLEVPVAAFEFDLEALQ, encoded by the coding sequence ATGCCCACCGTCGATATCGATCCCGACGAACTGCGCGGCCTGACCGGTCGCGAAGAGAAGAGCGACGACGAACTCAAAGACGACCTGTTCGGCCTCGGCCTCGAGTTCGAAGGACGAACGGAAGACGGCGAGTTCGAACTCGAGTTCGCGCCAGACCGCCTCGACCGGCTCTCGGTCGAGGGCGTCGCGCGCTCGATGCGCTATCACTACGGCGACTCGCGCGGGGTCCACGTTCCCTCGACGAACTCGGCGGACTGGACCATCGAGGTCGACGACTCCGTGCCGGACGAGCGGCCCTACGTGACGGGCGCGGTGATCCGCGACGTCGATCTCGACGACGAGGCCCTCGAGTCGCTCATCCAACTCCAGGAGAAGCTCCACGCGACGATGGGTCGCAAGCGAGCGAAGGGCGCGATCGGGGTCCACGACCTGACGATGCTGAAGGGTCGGTCCGCCACGGACGAGAGCGAGCCGACGATCGAGTACGTCGGGCTCGAGCCCGACGCGGACACGTTCGTCCCCCTCGACTCGGATCGAGAGATGACGCCCGCGGAAGTCCTCGAGGACCATCAGACGGGCCAGACCTACGCCGACCTCGTCAGCGAGTACGAGCGTTACCCCGCGATCTACGACGATCTGGGGCTGTTCTCGTTCCCGCCGGTCATCAACGGCCGGCGCACCGAGGTCTCGACGGACTCGCGGGACCTGTTCGTCGAGATGACGGGCACCGACCAGTGGACGATCGACAAGATGCTCAACATCGTCTGCTACGCGCTGGCCGCGCGCGGAGCTACGCTCGAGGACGTCGAAGTTGAATACCCCGACCGCGAAATCGTCCGGCCGGACCTCTCGACGAAGACGAAGACGGTCGCCCACGACCGCATCGAGACCATTCTCGGCATCGGTCTCGACCCCGAGGAGGTTATCGACCTCGCCGAGCGCTCCGGTCTCGAAGCGGAACGGGAAGAGGACGACGGAAATCTCGTCTACGACGTGACGATCCCGCCCTACCGCGTCGACGTCCTCCACCCGCTGGACGTCATCGACGACCTCGGGCGCGCCTACGGCTTCAACGACCTCGAGCCGACCTACCCCGACGTGGGGACCGTCGGCGGCCGCCACGAGCGCTCCCGCCTCGAGCGCGCTGCCCGAACCCAACTCGTGGGCCTCGGCTTCGAGGACCTCCTCAACTTCCACATGATCAACGAGGAAGAGAACTACGAGCGCATGGACGTCGAACCCGACGCCGACGTCTACGGCGCCGGCGAGCCCGCGACAATCAAAGAGGCCTACAGCGAGGACTACACCATGCTGCGGACCTGGACCATGCCCTCGCTGCTGATGGTCTTAGAGCGCAACACCCACCGCTCGTACCCCCAGCACCTCTCGGAGATCGGCTTTACGGCCCGCGTCGACGAGCGCGAGAACACCGGCGTCGGCGAGAACCGCCACGTCGGAGCCGTCCTCGCGAGCCACGAAGCGGGCTACGAGGACGCCAAGGCGCGTCTGCAGGCGCTCGCGGAGAACTTCGACGTCGACCTCGAGACGCCGCCGACCGATCACCCGACCTTCATCCCGGGCCGCACCGCAGCCGTCGTCATCGACGGCGAAGAAGTCGGCGTCATCGGCGAGGTCCACCCCAAGGTGCTCGTCGAGCACGACCTCGAGGTGCCGGTCGCGGCCTTCGAGTTCGACCTCGAGGCGCTGCAGTAG
- a CDS encoding non-histone chromosomal MC1 family protein — translation MVREDGKRNFALRESDGEESSVFSGNTPRQAALKAARRLEPGSSEDAAERVELRLREKGTDKVHIYDGWAWEETAPDDKPDWMPGEITEANVSKKGIEHLDE, via the coding sequence ATGGTACGCGAAGACGGGAAACGAAACTTTGCACTGCGCGAGTCGGACGGCGAGGAATCGAGCGTCTTCTCCGGAAACACCCCGCGACAGGCCGCTCTCAAGGCGGCCCGGCGGCTCGAGCCGGGCTCGAGCGAGGACGCCGCGGAACGCGTCGAACTCAGGTTACGGGAGAAGGGAACGGACAAGGTCCACATCTACGACGGCTGGGCGTGGGAGGAGACGGCTCCCGACGACAAGCCCGACTGGATGCCCGGGGAGATCACGGAGGCGAACGTCTCGAAGAAAGGGATCGAACACTTAGACGAGTGA
- a CDS encoding DUF368 domain-containing protein, translating into MEYERTDVVDRVELLRAYAYGLCMGAADALPGVSGGTVALLLGFYGRLIAAVTAFTPGRALTVLRGYRPERRSQARDALLEMDLQFLLPLGVGMVTAVVFIADIVSSLASSHPVALFGFFTGLIAASAVALYRSLEITSASHVVAGLAGAGLALLVAADIVELPGSGGVVIFLAGAVAISAMILPGISGSLILILLGQYVFLSGELSAFVHAVADLVGGGSPAAVVDPGTTVALFVAGGIVGLVTIARVVRAALARHRSVTLIFLVSLIAGSVPAPLHNIGETHAWTAETMGLTAAWAVLGAVVLFALEYLVGGFDPE; encoded by the coding sequence CGTCGAACTGCTTCGCGCCTACGCGTACGGCCTCTGTATGGGCGCGGCCGACGCCCTGCCCGGCGTCTCGGGCGGCACCGTCGCGCTCCTGCTGGGCTTCTACGGCCGGCTGATCGCCGCCGTCACCGCCTTCACCCCCGGCCGGGCGCTCACCGTCCTGCGAGGGTATCGTCCCGAGCGGCGCTCACAGGCCCGAGACGCGCTCCTCGAGATGGACCTCCAGTTCCTGCTGCCTCTCGGCGTCGGGATGGTCACCGCCGTCGTCTTCATCGCGGACATCGTCTCGTCGCTCGCGTCGTCCCACCCGGTCGCCCTGTTCGGCTTCTTTACCGGCCTGATCGCCGCCTCGGCGGTCGCCCTCTACCGGAGCCTCGAGATCACTTCGGCGAGCCACGTCGTCGCCGGGCTGGCCGGCGCCGGGCTCGCGCTGCTGGTCGCCGCCGATATCGTCGAGCTCCCCGGCAGCGGCGGAGTCGTGATCTTCCTCGCCGGCGCCGTCGCCATCAGCGCGATGATCCTGCCGGGGATCTCGGGCTCGCTCATCCTGATCCTGCTCGGCCAGTACGTCTTCCTCTCCGGGGAGCTGAGCGCGTTCGTTCACGCGGTCGCCGACCTCGTCGGCGGCGGCTCGCCCGCGGCTGTCGTCGACCCGGGGACGACCGTGGCGCTGTTCGTCGCCGGTGGGATCGTCGGGCTCGTGACGATCGCTCGCGTCGTTCGCGCCGCGCTGGCCCGCCACCGCTCGGTGACGCTGATCTTCCTGGTGAGCCTCATCGCCGGCTCGGTGCCGGCCCCGCTGCACAACATCGGCGAGACCCACGCGTGGACGGCCGAGACGATGGGACTGACCGCCGCGTGGGCGGTCCTCGGCGCCGTCGTCCTGTTCGCCCTCGAGTATCTCGTCGGCGGGTTCGATCCGGAGTAA
- a CDS encoding outer membrane protein assembly factor BamB family protein, which translates to MTERTRRTILATGAAALTSGALASIGTVSADARSRSSAAAESSGWTSHRGTAANTAFVETDAFPELGAVAWEYDETGDVVAADDWVFLRTDDGEVHALDAAAGDLKWKRTELEAAETPAIADGTVFVAGNRLTALDGATGDVLWKVPFDEGESVGSPTVADGTVYVGADGSLYAVDARDGSIVWRHDSIEVTAFVGELQDGEEEERQFAAHAVAVADGTVYAPTSSSGFVALDAVSGNTLWTTDLRTGDDLVIPTEDGVYVENFETGHMAGEAYRTAYDGEPEPVGPGSLGESDDRFNEYTAFATSDEVRLVVSDDGDRLGAWDYEREEYRWAYDDLGEMRLFQWPLIVGDTAVVAYFLPSAADGELAGYDETEEFGTEPAILGIDLEDGSKQWAISYEDIGGLGRSSDDHPYVVSENALYVSTDKLVAVRPSADGGDGEDDPDDATDESDDSEADDGETDDSETDDSETDNDETDGDEANDSETNGGEVNDSETDGGTTDGSSSVDERNNDSEPDANLGTDASENASGGEAANESESDGATDEADNVPGFTTSASLVGGGLSLEWLRRRATTDESAERSE; encoded by the coding sequence GTGACCGAACGAACCAGACGGACGATACTGGCCACCGGAGCGGCGGCCCTGACCAGTGGGGCACTCGCTTCGATCGGGACGGTCAGTGCCGACGCACGGTCCCGCTCGTCGGCGGCAGCGGAATCGAGCGGATGGACGTCGCACCGCGGAACGGCGGCGAACACGGCGTTCGTCGAGACCGACGCGTTCCCGGAACTGGGGGCCGTCGCGTGGGAGTACGACGAGACCGGGGACGTCGTCGCCGCCGACGACTGGGTCTTCCTGCGGACCGACGACGGCGAGGTCCACGCGCTCGACGCCGCCGCCGGCGATCTGAAGTGGAAGCGAACGGAGCTCGAGGCGGCGGAAACCCCTGCAATCGCCGACGGGACGGTCTTCGTTGCCGGGAACCGACTGACCGCGCTCGACGGCGCGACCGGCGACGTGCTGTGGAAGGTCCCGTTCGACGAGGGCGAGTCCGTCGGCAGCCCGACGGTCGCAGACGGGACGGTCTACGTCGGCGCCGACGGATCGCTCTACGCGGTCGACGCTCGCGACGGGTCGATCGTCTGGCGGCACGACAGCATCGAGGTCACCGCCTTCGTCGGGGAACTCCAGGACGGCGAAGAAGAGGAACGCCAGTTCGCGGCCCACGCCGTCGCCGTCGCCGACGGTACCGTCTACGCGCCCACCTCGTCGTCGGGGTTCGTCGCTCTCGATGCCGTCTCGGGAAACACGCTGTGGACGACGGACCTGCGAACCGGCGACGACCTCGTTATTCCGACCGAGGACGGCGTCTACGTGGAAAACTTCGAAACGGGTCACATGGCCGGGGAGGCCTACCGAACGGCCTACGACGGCGAACCTGAGCCGGTCGGTCCCGGGAGTCTCGGGGAGTCCGACGATCGCTTCAATGAGTACACCGCCTTCGCAACGTCCGACGAGGTGCGCCTCGTCGTCTCCGATGACGGAGATCGTCTCGGGGCGTGGGACTACGAACGCGAGGAGTACCGGTGGGCGTACGACGACCTCGGCGAGATGCGCCTCTTCCAGTGGCCGCTGATCGTCGGCGACACGGCCGTCGTTGCCTACTTCCTGCCGTCCGCCGCCGACGGCGAGTTGGCCGGGTACGACGAGACCGAGGAGTTCGGAACGGAACCGGCGATCCTCGGGATCGACCTCGAGGACGGCTCCAAACAGTGGGCGATCTCCTACGAGGATATCGGAGGCCTCGGCCGCTCGAGCGACGATCATCCCTACGTCGTCAGTGAGAACGCTCTCTATGTCAGCACCGACAAACTCGTCGCCGTTCGACCGTCCGCGGACGGAGGTGACGGGGAGGACGATCCCGATGACGCGACCGACGAATCGGACGACAGCGAGGCAGACGACGGCGAGACAGACGACAGCGAGACAGACGACAGCGAGACGGACAACGATGAGACGGATGGCGACGAAGCGAACGACAGCGAGACGAATGGCGGCGAAGTAAACGACAGCGAGACGGACGGTGGAACCACCGACGGCTCATCGTCGGTGGACGAACGCAATAACGACAGCGAACCGGACGCGAACCTCGGAACGGATGCGTCCGAAAACGCCTCGGGAGGGGAAGCCGCCAACGAGAGCGAGTCGGACGGAGCCACGGACGAGGCCGATAACGTCCCCGGCTTCACGACCAGTGCCAGTCTCGTCGGCGGCGGACTCTCGCTCGAGTGGCTCCGCCGTCGAGCGACGACGGACGAGTCGGCGGAGCGAAGCGAGTGA